From the Candidatus Cloacimonadota bacterium genome, the window ACGAGTTCGAATCAGCCAGTCTGAAAGACATCACTGCCATCGCCAGGGAAGTGCTAGAAGTGGAAGCGAGTCCGGAGCAAATCAATACGATCTATTTCAACAGTGGCGGGAATCTGCGCAAAGCCATGAAAATGCTGCACCTGCTGGAAACGAGCATCAAAGCCGAACAAGGTCACTCAGAAACCACAGAGCAAAGGAAAACACTATGCTTAACTCCGAAGCTGTCTCCAATCTGATCTCTAAGTATAATCAGCCCTTCACTCCCAAAATGCTGGCAGGCATGCTAGATGGCGATATCAAGGAAGTCGAGCACCTGCTTGGTGATCTGGCGAAAGCGGATAAGGTGCGATGTATCTCTCCCAGCAATTCACTCTATGTGCGAGCCAACCGATATACTCAAGGCA encodes:
- a CDS encoding ATP-binding protein translates to QEDIVIIVDEIDYAFKQQQLLGTIRDIVDNTAAIVILVGMQNARDRLAQINEYYFDRCNSFYEFESASLKDITAIAREVLEVEASPEQINTIYFNSGGNLRKAMKMLHLLETSIKAEQGHSETTEQRKTLCLTPKLSPI